GCCGCAGTGTCACGGTCGTATCTTACCTGGCTTGAGGGCCATTTGCCGTCCCGGACGATCGATGTCGCACATCCACTCGCCGGCATATCGATATGCCGCTTTGTCGGGGGTGCACGATGACGGCCTCACTTTCCCGATATCTGAAAGATTTCAGCGCTCCGAAGATGGAGCTCGCCATGGTCCCACCCAAATATTTTCCCGACCTGGACGATATGCCGTCCTCCGTCGGCATTGTCGCCATCAGTCCCTCCCCGCAGCCGAAGATCGACCTCGAGGCCGAACGGCGCGAGGCCTTCGAGGAGGGACGCATTCATGCCGAGAAGGAACTCGGGGCTTTGCATACCGCAGCGCTCGTCGAAATCGAGGAGCGCCATGCAGCCGAGATGGAAGCGCTGAAGAGCCGTTGCGAAAACGAGGTCGCGGCGATGATCTTCGACCGGTTTTCCGACATGGGTTCGCAACTCGCGGATCTCTTCGGCGATCAGGTCGCGCGCGCGCTCGTCCCGGTTATCGAGGCGTCTCTGGTTGAGAAGGCGGTTGCTGATCTGGGGCGACTGGTGGGCCAGACGATTGCTCACGGCGAGGCCTGCAAGATCACCGTCAAGGGTCCGGTAGCACTGTTCGAGGCGCTCAAGACGCATCTCACCGACGAGACCCTCATATTCAGACACATTGAAACAGCCGACATCGATCTCTCGGTGGAATTCGGCGATTCCATTCTGGTTACGAGAATGGCGGCTTGGGCGGACACCGTCCGAAAGGTACTTGCATGAGCGAGAATGAGAGCCATCACCACGGCAAGAACGAAATCATCATCATCAAGCGTCACGCAGGTCATCACGATGGCCACCACGGTGGTGCATGGAAGATCGCCTACGCCGACTTCATGACCGCGATGATGGCGTTCTTTCTCGTCATGTGGCTGATCAACGCTGCAAATCCTCAGACAAAAGCCGCGCTGGCGTCCTACTTCAATCCCGTACAGCTCACCGATGCCAAACCATCGGAGAAAGGCGTAAAGCAACCCGCCAAGGACGCTAAAGGCGAAGAAGATCAGGCAAAGTCCAAGGTCGATGGCGATCAGGACAAGACAGGTGGTTCGGCCAAGCAGGGCGAGGACCAGGCGGCGACTTCAGGCGAGGAAACCAAGTATTCCGATGCTGACTTCTTCGAGAACCCGTATTCCGTCCTCTCCGAAATCGCGCAGGATACCGGCATCCAGGCCAATATCAGCACGAAGGGTGATGGCGGAGCAGCCGATTCCGGCCCAGCGACGGGCGCCGAAGGCGGTGAAGCCTACCGCGATCCGTTCGACCCTGATTTCTGGACAAAGCAGGTTGAATTGCAGAATGCTGACAAGGGCGGCTTGAGCGCCGAGGACATGCCGGGCGACGGTCAGGATACGGGCGTCAAGAATGCCGCTGACGCCAAGGCTGCGGCGGATGGCAAGACCGAGATGGCGATGAACGGCAAGGCGCCCGATGCCGGTCAAGCGGCGGACAAGGCGATTGAACTCAAGTCCGATGCAAAGTCGGCGGCGGAACTGAAAGCTGAAATCCAGAAGGAAATCGGCGGCGCGGCGGGTAAACTCGCCGAGGGCCTTGTCGTAACCCCGACCGAAGGCGGCTTGCTGGTAACGATCAGCGAGCAGGCCGATACCCCGATGTTCGGGTTGAGCTCTGCCGTTCCGGAAAAGACAATGGTCGTTGCTATGGAGAAGATCGGCAAGCTTCTGTCCACGCGCACCGGTGCGGTTGCCATCCGTGGCCATACGGATGGTCGTCCCTTCAAGAACGGCGCTTACGACAACTGGCGTCTTTCCTCGGCGCGCGCGCAAAGCGCCTATTACATGCTGGTTCGCGGTGGGCTTGCGGAAAATCGTGTGAGCCAGATCAGCGGTTTTGCCGACAAGCGTCTTCAGGTCCCAGGCGATCCGCTTGCACCGCAGAACCGTCGTATCGAGATCCTTCTGCAGACGAACCAGGGCTGATCCGATGCTGAAAGCTCTCCGCACCTTTCTTCTATGTGCCTGCGTGGGCGGCATCCTGCCGGTTGGGCTTGCCCATGGTGAGGATGCCGAGAACCTTCCGCCCTACAAGATGTTGCGCTCGCTGCAACGCATTCAGGATTCGATCGTGCTTGGCGATCATTCCGCTGTCGAAATGCAGCGCTTCATGTTGAGCGCCATCGACAAGCGGTTGCATGAAGCCGATGTCAAGGTGTTCGATGATCCGCGCAATGTCGATGCAGCCCTGATCTACGTGATGAGCGGCGGCAATCCCGAAACGCTGTCCTATCTCGTCAGCCGGGATATCAGCGGCAACTTCGATACCCGCATAACGGACGCGCTCGGCCATTATCTTGGCGGGAAGGGCGGCCTGGTAGTCGAGCAACTCAGCAAGGCCATCCCGGAATACAAGAACGCCAAGATTGGTCCCTATCTCAATCTGGTGCTTGGCAATGCCATGGCCCAGCAGGATCCCAAGGCTTCGCTGAAATACTACGACTGGGCGCGTCTGGTCGCGCCCGGCACCAATATCGAAGAGGCGGCCCTGCGTCGTTCGCTGGCGTTGACGGCCCGGTTGAAAGATGTCGACAAGGGCTTTTCCTACTCGCTGTCCTATGCCCGTCGGTTCCTCACATCGCCCTACGCAAGCCAGTTCGCCGACATCTTCGTTGATCTCGCGGTCACCAATTACAGCGACAAGACGGAAAGCAAGCTCCAGGAAATCCTGTCCTTCATGGATGCGCCACGTCAACGCGAAGTCTACCTGCGCATCGCGCGTCGCTCGGCAATCGCCGGTATGGCGACGCTAACAAGGCTTGCCACGGAACGCGCAGAGGCGTTGTCCGCAGAAAGCGATGCACAACCGGAGGCTCTTGCCAGCCTCTATTCCGGGCTTGTCGGTGTTCCTTCCGATGGCATCCTGAAGGCGGTCAAGGACATCAACGCCATTCCCGACGATAAGCTTTCGCCGCGCGATCGTGAACTTCGCAAGGCGGCGCAGGCCGTTGCCGCGGAAGTGCTGCGCATGCCAACGGCAGAAAGCCTGACACAAGCAACCGCTCCTAATATCGAACCAGATATCGCAGTGAAAGAGAACGACGGGTCGATCGGAAGCGGAGACAGCCCTTTCGCCGACCCGAAAGCAGCAAAGATCGAAAAGCCTCCTGAGGCAAAGGCCGAGAAGCAGGTTGCGTCGTCAGAACCCGCCGACCCTGCCTTCGATGCCTTCCTGAATGCAGGGCGTTCGAAGCTTGACGAAATCGATTCTCTCCTGAAGGGGGAAGCACAATGACATTCGTGGACGACAGTCTGGCTGGAGCCGCACCGGCAAGAGGCGGCAAATCGGGCGCGAAGGGCGCCAAGCAGGCTGAACTCACGGCCCAGAAAGACGCGTTCAACCGTGCTTTTTCCGAAGCGGGTAAAAAGCAGCAGCCTCAGATTTCGATCCGCGACAAATCAGTCGCCGAGACGCAGAACCGTATCGATATCCAGAACTCGAACAACACGGATCCAGACGTCAGTCAGCTTCCGCTTGCCGCGGCGGGAGCGGATGAAAGTTCGTTGCTCGAAGCTCTGCAGGGGCAACAGGACGCCCCGGTGGAAATCGGCAACGATCCTGCCGAAGAGCGGGCTTCGACCACGAAGACCGCAAGACCGCGCCAGGATATGAAGCAGGCGCGCGAGGATGCGCTGTTCGCCCGGATCGGTGCACAAATCGCTCAAACCGACGCGGACGCTGTGCCAACGGAAGATGCGAAATTCGCGCAACCCGACATGACCCGGAAGCTTGCCGATATTTTCAAGGATCGCCAGACGCAGATTGTGAAGACCCAGCAGACTGACAAACCGGCGTCAAGCCAGGATTCGCCGGATGATCAGGTCGTACAGGCAGGTGCCGAGACGCTCAGCGGAGATGTCGATCAGTTACTGGCACTTCTGGGAACTGCACAGGCGGCGTCCGTTGCGACGGAGACATCGGCAACGAACAGATCTGAGCTGAGCGAGTTGCAGGCGCTTGCCGAGCGCGCCGGCAAGCCGAAGTTGCCGACAAAGGAAGATCAGCACGCCATCAAGGCGGGTGAGGCTTCACATGTGAGGGCCCAGACCGCCGACGGCGCCATGGAATCCTCGATGGACAAGAGCGAGACGGATCAGATCTTCCGTTTCGCCCGCGCCGACGGCAAGGGGCAGGATGTGTCCATGGCGATCGGCAAGGATGGCGCCACCGCCACCGTCGATACCAGCGGCACGCCAACAGCCAAGGCCGAGACCGTTACCGTTGTTGAAGCAAGGCGTTATCTGGGGCTCGCGCCCAGCAGCAACGCCCAGACAGTGACATCGACCATCGCCGGCAGCGCCGAGTGGGCGCAGTCTGTCCAGACATTGACCAACGAGACGACCCTACAGCAGCAGGCGACCGGCAAGGTCGTCAACACGCTGAAGATCCAGATGCATCCCATCGATCTCGGCATGGTTACGGCCACGCTGAGGCTGAAGGATGACGAATTGCATGTCGATCTGAAGGTCGAGACCGGCGACGCGTTCCGCCAGCTCAGCGACGACCAGAACGCCATGGTCAAGGCTCTGCGTGCGCAGGGGTTTGCAGTTGATCAGGTGAACATCGTCTTTAACGCACCCGACAGCAACAGCGGCGCCCAGCAGCAACAGCAGCCTCAGGCGGGCGGACAGTTCGGCCGGGAAGAATCGGCCGGCGGAGATACCGCCCAGGGCAGGGAACAGCGCAATGACGGTGGAAATCAGGGCGACCTGTGGACGGCGAACGAAACGACGGGCGACGTATCTCCTTCTGACGCTGGCCGCTCTGGTGACGTCTATATGTGAGGCGAACGCAAGCGTCGGGGTCTGCGAGAGCGAGATCATTGCGGCCGCTGCCAAATATAATGTGCCCGCCGGCATTCTCTATTCCGTGGGACTGACGGAGACGGGGCGCAAGGGCTCGCTGCAGCCCTATGCGATGAACATCGAAGGCAAGGCATTTTTCGCTGCGAGCGCTGAGGAAGTTCTGGGTCGTTTTGCGGATGCGCGCGCCCATGGCGCCAAGCTCATCGATCTCGGCTGCATGCAGATAAATTATCATTTTCACGGCGAGAATTTTGCGTCTCCGGGCGAGATGCTGGATCCGAAAAAGAACGTGGAATATGCGGCGCGCTTTCTGGCGAACCTCCATTCCAGGCATGAAACCTGGACCATGGCGGTTGCTCGCTATCATGCAGGTCCCAACAATGACCCTGCGCAGAAGAAATATGTATGCCGTGTCATCGCCAATCTGGTGGCGACCGGATACGGCAAATGGACATCAAACGCGTCTGCCTTCTGTCAATAAGCAATTTAAAATTGTATTTTCGGGCAACGTCTTTTCCGTATAAGATTGTGACACAAGTTTGGCGCAAGCCCCAATGCAAGCCCAATTATGGGGTCTTGTTAACGTTTCCACATAAAATTTAGCGTGTCATTTTGGTGCACCCACTAGATATAGATCAAATCGGCACAAAATCCTTAAGCTAGTATTAATTTCCGCCAGTAAGTTTCCATAGTTGTTCAAGAATCCCCGGATTCGTACCTCTTGTGCATCGAGGCACCATACTGATTCGGAGGCGGACGAATGATCGTAGTGGTTGATGAGCGAGAGCTCGTGAAAGACGGATACACTTCTCTTTTTGGACGGGAGGGCGTGCCCTCCACGGGGTTCGATCCCAAGGAATTCGGCGACTGGGTCAGCACGGCTGCTGACACGGACATCGATGCGGTCGAAGCCTTCCTGATCGGACAGGGCGAGCGCGCAATGGCGCTGCCGCGTGCGATCCGCGATCGCTCCACTGCTCCAGTGATCGCGATCAGCGATACACCCTCTCTGGAAACGACGCTGGCCTTCTTCGACTGTGGTGTCGATGATGTCGTGCGCAAGCCGGTTCACCCCCGCGAAATCCTCGCCCGGGCAGCGGCCATCCGCCGTCGTCTGAAGGCGCTGGCGAACTATACCGATATCGGCTCGAT
This genomic stretch from Pararhizobium capsulatum DSM 1112 harbors:
- a CDS encoding MotB family protein, with translation MSENESHHHGKNEIIIIKRHAGHHDGHHGGAWKIAYADFMTAMMAFFLVMWLINAANPQTKAALASYFNPVQLTDAKPSEKGVKQPAKDAKGEEDQAKSKVDGDQDKTGGSAKQGEDQAATSGEETKYSDADFFENPYSVLSEIAQDTGIQANISTKGDGGAADSGPATGAEGGEAYRDPFDPDFWTKQVELQNADKGGLSAEDMPGDGQDTGVKNAADAKAAADGKTEMAMNGKAPDAGQAADKAIELKSDAKSAAELKAEIQKEIGGAAGKLAEGLVVTPTEGGLLVTISEQADTPMFGLSSAVPEKTMVVAMEKIGKLLSTRTGAVAIRGHTDGRPFKNGAYDNWRLSSARAQSAYYMLVRGGLAENRVSQISGFADKRLQVPGDPLAPQNRRIEILLQTNQG
- the motC gene encoding chemotaxis protein MotC, with the translated sequence MLKALRTFLLCACVGGILPVGLAHGEDAENLPPYKMLRSLQRIQDSIVLGDHSAVEMQRFMLSAIDKRLHEADVKVFDDPRNVDAALIYVMSGGNPETLSYLVSRDISGNFDTRITDALGHYLGGKGGLVVEQLSKAIPEYKNAKIGPYLNLVLGNAMAQQDPKASLKYYDWARLVAPGTNIEEAALRRSLALTARLKDVDKGFSYSLSYARRFLTSPYASQFADIFVDLAVTNYSDKTESKLQEILSFMDAPRQREVYLRIARRSAIAGMATLTRLATERAEALSAESDAQPEALASLYSGLVGVPSDGILKAVKDINAIPDDKLSPRDRELRKAAQAVAAEVLRMPTAESLTQATAPNIEPDIAVKENDGSIGSGDSPFADPKAAKIEKPPEAKAEKQVASSEPADPAFDAFLNAGRSKLDEIDSLLKGEAQ
- the fliK gene encoding flagellar hook-length control protein FliK, whose protein sequence is MTFVDDSLAGAAPARGGKSGAKGAKQAELTAQKDAFNRAFSEAGKKQQPQISIRDKSVAETQNRIDIQNSNNTDPDVSQLPLAAAGADESSLLEALQGQQDAPVEIGNDPAEERASTTKTARPRQDMKQAREDALFARIGAQIAQTDADAVPTEDAKFAQPDMTRKLADIFKDRQTQIVKTQQTDKPASSQDSPDDQVVQAGAETLSGDVDQLLALLGTAQAASVATETSATNRSELSELQALAERAGKPKLPTKEDQHAIKAGEASHVRAQTADGAMESSMDKSETDQIFRFARADGKGQDVSMAIGKDGATATVDTSGTPTAKAETVTVVEARRYLGLAPSSNAQTVTSTIAGSAEWAQSVQTLTNETTLQQQATGKVVNTLKIQMHPIDLGMVTATLRLKDDELHVDLKVETGDAFRQLSDDQNAMVKALRAQGFAVDQVNIVFNAPDSNSGAQQQQQPQAGGQFGREESAGGDTAQGREQRNDGGNQGDLWTANETTGDVSPSDAGRSGDVYM
- the rem gene encoding transcriptional activator Rem, which produces MIVVVDERELVKDGYTSLFGREGVPSTGFDPKEFGDWVSTAADTDIDAVEAFLIGQGERAMALPRAIRDRSTAPVIAISDTPSLETTLAFFDCGVDDVVRKPVHPREILARAAAIRRRLKALANYTDIGSIRVFSDGRDPEIQGEVFALPRRERRILEYLVSNRGRRVSKTQIFNAIYGIFDEDVEENVVESHISKLRKKLRKKLGVDPIDSKRFLGYCIDWE
- a CDS encoding lytic transglycosylase domain-containing protein, which produces MTVEIRATCGRRTKRRATYLLLTLAALVTSICEANASVGVCESEIIAAAAKYNVPAGILYSVGLTETGRKGSLQPYAMNIEGKAFFAASAEEVLGRFADARAHGAKLIDLGCMQINYHFHGENFASPGEMLDPKKNVEYAARFLANLHSRHETWTMAVARYHAGPNNDPAQKKYVCRVIANLVATGYGKWTSNASAFCQ